One genomic region from Candidatus Zixiibacteriota bacterium encodes:
- a CDS encoding diguanylate cyclase, translating into MPNIESITLENLRASNETSFGHGLVYHFAIKQNGVSLDFHLKQFFKGKELSFHFFDDFEKLVTICQRHQINVILVGGKSDFFKELELIQAIKQNVFLSIIPVILYHPEPSNETIIAAYENGAEDFIHGEWIEKLVEVRIQRVIARSIRDLSVNPSTRLPGPAMIEEEINRQLAMKATFAVCYADLDNFKAFNDYYGYSFGDKLIKLTGRIIRDTVFDTCREGFVGHIAGDDFIFIIPDDLISNVCGWIIKCFDAFAPNYYESEDIERGFITIENRKGIIESFPILSISIAVVSNSTRQFGHMGELSKILAELKRATKQLPGSNYMVDRRKDH; encoded by the coding sequence TTGCCGAACATCGAAAGTATCACCCTCGAGAACTTGCGGGCTTCAAATGAGACATCATTTGGTCACGGCCTTGTTTATCATTTTGCGATAAAACAAAACGGCGTTAGCCTCGACTTTCATCTCAAGCAATTTTTCAAAGGGAAAGAACTCTCCTTTCATTTTTTCGACGATTTCGAAAAGCTGGTGACAATCTGTCAGAGGCACCAGATCAATGTCATCCTCGTCGGCGGGAAATCTGATTTTTTTAAAGAGCTTGAGTTGATTCAGGCGATAAAGCAGAACGTATTTCTCTCAATTATTCCGGTAATCCTGTATCATCCTGAGCCGAGCAACGAGACGATCATCGCGGCGTACGAAAACGGGGCGGAAGACTTCATTCATGGCGAGTGGATAGAGAAACTTGTTGAAGTTCGCATCCAGCGGGTCATTGCAAGAAGTATACGCGATCTATCGGTTAATCCCTCAACCCGTTTGCCGGGTCCGGCAATGATTGAAGAGGAGATAAACAGACAACTTGCAATGAAGGCAACCTTTGCTGTCTGTTACGCCGACCTTGATAATTTTAAGGCCTTCAATGACTATTACGGCTACTCTTTCGGCGATAAACTCATCAAACTTACGGGACGGATTATCCGTGACACGGTTTTCGATACCTGTCGCGAGGGATTTGTCGGCCATATTGCCGGAGATGACTTCATCTTTATCATACCGGATGATTTGATTTCAAATGTATGCGGCTGGATAATTAAGTGTTTCGATGCCTTTGCCCCCAATTACTATGAGAGCGAAGACATCGAAAGGGGATTTATAACAATTGAAAATCGCAAAGGGATAATTGAGAGCTTTCCGATACTGTCGATCTCAATTGCGGTTGTTTCGAACTCAACACGACAATTCGGTCATATGGGCGAATTGTCAAAAATACTGGCGGAGCTAAAGAGAGCCACGAAGCAGCTCCCCGGCTCAAATTATATGGTCGATCGAAGAAAAGACCATTAG